Proteins encoded within one genomic window of Mesobacillus subterraneus:
- the ptsG gene encoding glucose-specific PTS transporter subunit IIBC has protein sequence MFKKAFGVLQKVGKALMLPVALLPAAGILLALGAALRNPALLELAPFLDNSGVDMVAAVMQKDGDVVFGNLPLLFAVGVAVGLAGGEGVAGLAAIIGYLIMNVTMGTVLQITPEDVNGLNYQNILGIPTLQTGVFGGIIVGIIAAALYNKFYEIELPSYLGFFAGKRFVPIITAGTAILLGLVMLVIWPPIQNGLNAFSQNMVHANLTLSAFVFGVVERSLIPFGLHHIFYSPFWYEFGQYTTLAGDVVRGDQRIFMAQIADNVQNLEAGTFMTGKFPFMMFGLPAAALAIYHEARPERKVVVGGLMVSAALTSFLTGITEPLEFSFLFVAPVLFGVHAIFAGLSFMTMHLLNVKIGMTFSGGLIDYILFGLINPQTNAWIVIPVGLVFAVIYYFGFRFAIRKFNLMTPGREAVEDDQEDGGAKGQAGDLPYEVLDAMGGKENIAHLDACITRLRVSVNDINNVDKDRLKKLGAAGVLEVGNNIQAIFGPRSETIKGQMRDIMNGKRPRPVETNQATEVEQQIEEVNPEALQTHHDADVFVSPIKGEILPITEVPDQVFSGKMMGDGFAIVPAEGTVVSPVDGKIVNLFPTKHAIGILSDSGREILIHVGIDTVNLKGQGFETLVSENDTVTKGQPLLKVDLDYIKKNATSIITPIVFTNLSEGESIVINKKGNVDVKDENIIKISK, from the coding sequence ATGTTTAAGAAAGCTTTTGGTGTTCTTCAAAAAGTAGGTAAAGCGCTTATGCTTCCAGTTGCGCTATTACCAGCTGCAGGTATCTTGCTTGCTCTTGGTGCCGCACTTAGAAATCCTGCTTTGCTGGAGCTTGCTCCATTTTTAGATAACAGCGGTGTTGATATGGTTGCTGCTGTTATGCAAAAGGACGGGGATGTTGTCTTCGGCAATCTGCCGCTATTATTTGCGGTCGGTGTAGCTGTTGGTTTGGCTGGCGGTGAAGGTGTTGCCGGTCTAGCAGCAATTATCGGGTACCTGATCATGAATGTGACAATGGGTACTGTTCTTCAAATCACTCCAGAGGATGTAAACGGTCTTAACTACCAAAACATTCTCGGTATTCCAACCCTGCAAACGGGTGTATTCGGCGGGATCATCGTAGGTATAATTGCCGCTGCTCTTTACAATAAGTTCTATGAAATTGAGTTGCCATCCTATCTAGGGTTCTTTGCAGGTAAACGTTTCGTTCCAATCATCACTGCAGGAACAGCAATCCTGCTTGGATTAGTAATGCTTGTCATCTGGCCGCCAATCCAAAATGGTCTGAATGCATTCTCGCAAAACATGGTACACGCAAACTTGACACTTTCTGCATTTGTCTTTGGTGTGGTTGAACGTTCATTAATTCCATTCGGCTTGCACCATATCTTCTATTCACCATTCTGGTATGAGTTTGGCCAGTATACTACTTTAGCTGGCGATGTTGTCCGTGGAGACCAGCGTATCTTCATGGCACAGATTGCAGATAACGTTCAAAATCTCGAAGCTGGTACTTTCATGACAGGTAAATTCCCATTCATGATGTTTGGTCTTCCAGCTGCAGCATTAGCGATTTACCACGAAGCACGTCCGGAAAGAAAAGTAGTAGTTGGCGGTTTAATGGTATCCGCTGCATTAACTTCATTCTTAACAGGGATCACAGAACCTCTTGAGTTCTCATTCTTGTTCGTAGCACCAGTATTATTTGGAGTACACGCGATCTTTGCAGGTCTATCATTCATGACTATGCACCTTTTAAATGTAAAAATTGGTATGACTTTCTCCGGTGGTCTGATTGACTACATTCTGTTCGGTTTAATCAACCCTCAGACAAATGCGTGGATTGTTATTCCGGTTGGTTTAGTTTTCGCAGTAATTTACTACTTTGGTTTCCGTTTCGCAATCCGCAAATTCAACCTGATGACTCCTGGCCGTGAAGCAGTGGAAGATGATCAGGAAGATGGCGGAGCAAAAGGACAAGCTGGAGACCTTCCATATGAAGTCCTTGATGCAATGGGTGGCAAAGAAAACATCGCCCACCTTGATGCATGTATTACGCGACTTCGTGTATCTGTTAATGACATTAACAACGTCGATAAGGATCGCCTGAAAAAGCTGGGTGCTGCCGGAGTTCTTGAAGTAGGAAACAACATCCAGGCAATCTTCGGACCGCGGTCAGAGACCATTAAAGGTCAGATGAGAGATATCATGAATGGTAAAAGGCCTCGTCCGGTAGAAACGAACCAGGCAACAGAGGTTGAACAGCAAATTGAAGAAGTAAATCCAGAAGCATTGCAGACACATCATGATGCAGATGTATTTGTTTCTCCTATTAAAGGTGAAATCCTGCCGATCACAGAAGTGCCTGACCAAGTCTTCTCAGGCAAGATGATGGGTGACGGATTTGCTATCGTACCTGCTGAAGGTACAGTTGTATCACCGGTAGATGGAAAAATCGTTAACCTGTTCCCGACAAAGCATGCTATCGGAATTCTGTCAGACTCTGGACGGGAAATCCTCATTCATGTGGGTATTGACACAGTTAATCTGAAGGGACAAGGATTTGAAACACTTGTTTCTGAAAATGACACTGTGACAAAAGGACAGCCGTTATTGAAAGTGGATCTTGATTACATTAAGAAAAATGCGACGTCTATTATCACTCCGATTGTTTTCACCAACCTTTCTGAAGGGGAAAGCATTGTTATCAACAAGAAGGGCAATGTGGATGTGAAGGACGAGAATATTATTAAGATTTCTAAATAA
- the glcT gene encoding glucose PTS transporter transcription antiterminator GlcT, which translates to MDQIAVKKGLNNNVMIADHPALGEVILIGKGIGFNRKKGDLIEEGHAEKMFVLKDEKERANYIKLLPFVENELHDAIISSIELIKKSTQSQLNEHIHVALTDHLMFAANRIANGLDFKNPFLVETKTLYPTEFQIAKEVVQLLKDKSGIEFPDGEIGFIALHIHSAVMNRSLSDVNRHSQLVTKLVQMIEENLDVVIDKEGIDYTRLVRHIRFTIERVNNGETVEEPEKFANLLKEEYPLCYNLSWKLIKVMQQTLKKQVCDAEAVYLTMHLQRLQKKVK; encoded by the coding sequence ATGGACCAAATTGCAGTGAAAAAAGGGTTGAATAATAATGTCATGATTGCGGATCATCCTGCATTAGGGGAGGTCATTCTGATTGGCAAGGGGATCGGCTTCAACCGGAAAAAGGGAGATTTGATAGAAGAAGGGCACGCTGAAAAAATGTTTGTCCTCAAGGATGAAAAAGAGCGAGCCAACTATATCAAATTGTTGCCATTCGTCGAGAACGAGCTCCACGATGCCATCATTTCTTCTATTGAGCTGATCAAAAAGAGTACTCAGAGCCAATTGAATGAACACATCCATGTCGCTTTGACGGACCACCTGATGTTCGCCGCAAATCGAATTGCAAATGGATTGGACTTCAAAAATCCATTTTTAGTCGAAACGAAGACGCTGTACCCGACAGAATTCCAAATCGCCAAAGAGGTTGTACAGCTCCTTAAGGATAAATCAGGGATCGAATTTCCAGATGGTGAAATAGGCTTCATCGCGCTTCATATTCACAGTGCGGTAATGAACCGAAGCCTTTCGGATGTGAACAGACACTCACAGCTTGTGACAAAATTGGTGCAAATGATTGAAGAAAACCTGGATGTCGTCATCGACAAAGAAGGCATTGACTACACCCGTCTCGTGCGCCATATACGTTTCACGATTGAAAGAGTTAATAACGGAGAAACTGTAGAGGAACCAGAAAAATTTGCAAACCTCTTGAAAGAGGAATACCCTCTGTGCTACAATCTTTCGTGGAAACTCATTAAAGTGATGCAGCAGACTTTGAAAAAACAAGTATGTGATGCTGAAGCTGTCTATTTGACAATGCATTTGCAAAGGCTTCAGAAAAAAGTTAAATAG
- a CDS encoding NCS2 family permease, with translation MKKYFEFEKLGTNYRREFIGGMTTFLAMAYILVVNPSILTLADVQDLPEALRMDYGAVFVATALAAAIGSIIMGLIGKYPIALAPGMGLNAFFAYTVVLSHGAPWQHALAAVFISSVFFLLLTISGWREKLINAIPVELKHAVGAGIGLFITFIGLKNAGIIVDNPATLVGLGDLTNANTLLALFGLLITVIMLTRGIHGAVFFGIIISVIVGMIFNLIDTPEKVVGAVPSVAPTFGAVFTAFGDPSFYTSTMLGIILTFLFVDFFDNAGTLVAVANQAGLMKDNKLPRAGRALFADSIASLVGSIFGTSTTTSYIESSAGVASGARSGFASLVTAGFFLLALFFFPLLSVVTPAVTAPALIIVGVLMVSSLGKIEWGRFEIAVPSFLTMISMPLSSSIATGIAAGFIFYPITMLVKGKSKEVHPIMYLFFVIFVLYFVFLTE, from the coding sequence ATGAAGAAGTATTTCGAGTTTGAGAAGCTGGGTACGAACTATCGCCGCGAATTCATTGGCGGGATGACCACATTCCTTGCTATGGCCTACATCCTTGTTGTTAATCCGAGTATACTTACTCTGGCAGACGTACAGGACCTGCCTGAGGCATTAAGAATGGACTACGGCGCTGTTTTCGTAGCGACAGCACTCGCTGCAGCTATTGGATCGATCATCATGGGCTTGATCGGAAAGTACCCAATCGCCCTTGCACCGGGAATGGGCTTGAACGCATTTTTCGCTTACACAGTTGTTTTAAGCCATGGAGCACCTTGGCAACATGCACTTGCCGCAGTCTTCATTTCAAGCGTATTCTTCCTGCTCCTGACGATTTCAGGCTGGCGGGAAAAATTGATCAATGCCATCCCTGTTGAACTGAAGCATGCAGTCGGAGCTGGTATCGGATTGTTCATCACATTCATCGGATTGAAAAACGCGGGTATTATCGTCGATAATCCAGCAACACTTGTTGGGCTGGGCGATCTGACAAACGCCAATACTTTACTAGCGCTTTTTGGCTTACTGATTACTGTCATCATGCTGACAAGAGGCATTCACGGAGCGGTATTCTTCGGGATCATCATTAGTGTCATTGTCGGAATGATCTTCAATCTAATTGATACACCAGAAAAAGTAGTTGGAGCAGTTCCAAGCGTCGCGCCAACTTTCGGTGCAGTATTCACTGCATTCGGAGATCCATCTTTCTACACATCGACAATGCTCGGTATTATATTGACATTCTTATTCGTTGATTTCTTTGATAACGCAGGAACACTCGTTGCAGTTGCCAACCAGGCAGGATTGATGAAGGATAACAAATTGCCGCGTGCTGGCCGTGCATTATTCGCTGATTCGATTGCATCTCTTGTTGGTTCCATCTTCGGTACATCGACAACGACTTCGTATATTGAATCATCTGCGGGTGTAGCTTCAGGAGCAAGAAGCGGCTTCGCATCACTTGTAACAGCCGGGTTCTTTCTGTTGGCACTGTTCTTTTTCCCGCTGCTGTCAGTCGTTACTCCGGCTGTAACAGCACCAGCCTTGATCATCGTTGGTGTCTTGATGGTTTCGTCTCTTGGAAAAATCGAGTGGGGCCGATTCGAAATCGCCGTTCCATCATTCCTTACAATGATCTCCATGCCACTGTCATCAAGTATCGCAACGGGGATTGCAGCAGGTTTCATCTTTTACCCAATCACGATGCTCGTGAAAGGGAAATCGAAAGAAGTTCATCCGATTATGTATCTATTCTTTGTGATTTTCGTTCTATACTTTGTGTTTTTGACAGAATAG
- the guaA gene encoding glutamine-hydrolyzing GMP synthase, with product MKTELQDQEKIIVLDFGSQYNQLITRRIREFGVYSELHPHTITAAEIKEMNPKGIIFSGGPNSVYDEGAFRCDEEIFELGLPILGICYGMQLMTMHFGGKVEKAKNREYGKALLTLHNQNRLFEGTPGEQVVWMSHGDLVTMSPPGFTVDGINPSCPIAAMSDESRKLYAVQFHPEVRHSIYGNDLLKNFVFKVCECEGNWSMENFIEIEIEKIRQLVGDKKVLCALSGGVDSSVVAVLIHKAIGDQLTCIFVDHGLLRKDEAEGVMKNLADGFNMNVIKVDAKDRFLSKLEGVSDPEQKRKIIGNEFIYVFDDEAEKLEGIEFLAQGTLYTDIIESGTATAQTIKSHHNVGGLPEDMQFKLIEPLNTLFKDEVRALGTELGMPDEIVWRQPFPGPGLGIRVLGAISEEKLEIVRESDAILRDEIKKAGLDREIWQYFTVLPDIRSVGVMGDARTYDYTIGIRAVTSIDGMTSDWARIPWDVLEIISTRIVNEVDHVNRVVYDITSKPPATIEWE from the coding sequence ATGAAAACCGAGCTGCAAGACCAGGAAAAGATTATTGTTTTAGACTTTGGCAGCCAGTATAACCAGCTGATCACGAGACGGATCAGGGAGTTTGGCGTTTACAGCGAACTGCATCCACACACGATTACAGCAGCTGAAATCAAGGAAATGAATCCAAAGGGCATCATATTTTCTGGCGGCCCTAACTCTGTCTATGATGAGGGAGCCTTCCGCTGTGATGAAGAGATTTTCGAGCTGGGACTGCCGATATTGGGCATCTGCTACGGAATGCAGCTGATGACGATGCATTTCGGCGGCAAGGTCGAGAAGGCGAAGAACCGTGAATATGGAAAAGCATTGTTGACTCTTCATAACCAGAACAGATTATTTGAAGGCACACCGGGTGAGCAGGTTGTCTGGATGAGCCACGGTGACCTTGTCACGATGTCACCTCCAGGTTTCACGGTGGACGGCATCAACCCATCCTGCCCTATTGCGGCGATGAGCGATGAAAGCCGCAAATTATATGCTGTTCAATTCCATCCTGAAGTGCGCCATTCGATTTACGGAAATGATCTTTTGAAAAACTTCGTCTTCAAAGTTTGCGAATGCGAAGGCAATTGGTCGATGGAAAACTTTATCGAAATCGAAATAGAAAAAATCCGTCAGCTGGTCGGTGACAAGAAAGTTCTTTGTGCGCTCAGCGGGGGAGTGGATTCCTCGGTAGTCGCAGTACTGATTCACAAAGCAATCGGTGACCAGCTGACTTGCATCTTCGTCGATCACGGTTTATTGCGAAAAGATGAAGCGGAAGGCGTCATGAAAAATTTAGCTGACGGCTTCAATATGAATGTGATCAAAGTCGATGCGAAGGACCGTTTCCTCAGCAAGCTGGAGGGAGTTTCCGACCCTGAGCAGAAGCGTAAAATCATTGGTAATGAGTTCATCTATGTGTTTGACGATGAAGCCGAAAAGTTGGAAGGCATTGAGTTCCTGGCACAGGGAACATTGTATACCGATATTATCGAAAGCGGTACGGCGACAGCACAGACCATCAAGTCACACCATAATGTCGGCGGACTGCCTGAGGATATGCAGTTCAAATTGATTGAACCATTGAATACATTATTCAAGGATGAAGTCCGTGCGCTTGGCACTGAGCTAGGCATGCCAGATGAAATCGTCTGGCGCCAGCCATTCCCTGGCCCTGGGCTAGGGATCCGTGTCCTGGGTGCGATATCTGAAGAAAAACTAGAGATTGTTCGGGAATCAGATGCGATTCTCCGTGATGAAATTAAAAAAGCCGGTCTTGACCGCGAAATCTGGCAATACTTCACCGTGCTTCCAGACATCCGCAGCGTTGGTGTCATGGGCGATGCGAGAACCTATGATTACACGATTGGAATCCGTGCTGTTACGTCCATTGATGGGATGACGTCAGACTGGGCAAGAATTCCTTGGGATGTCCTTGAAATCATCTCCACAAGGATCGTCAACGAAGTGGATCATGTGAACCGGGTTGTTTATGACATCACAAGCAAACCGCCTGCTACCATTGAATGGGAATAA
- a CDS encoding transglutaminase TgpA family protein, whose protein sequence is MRIDKSKKDFTFFLLYIFSFLLLWEWLRPLEELTDTGHLSVFLGFVFVSLMMSYFNMPILPSALIKVIIVLYAVHFMYYEGTFFSLEWFGQLINEVIVNSGVILNAEWTEISNVFRTLLFFTLLWLMAYLIQYWLINRKQIFVFFFMTLVYITVLDTFSPYEADAAIVRTVIAGFAVMGMLAYYRIADKEVVKKSIKSAKKWMIPLVAMIVLSVGIGYAAPKPDPIWPDPVPFITSYNQDSGEGDGGVKKVGYGTDDSALGGPFIGDDRVVFTAEADGRHYWRIETKDVYTGKGWIAEKGTAVPVAFLPEQNIPMQPFEEEVKTEQRTSRVTPKIGYPHLVYPLGVTEVEASAGNSTLQFSLNPATEKITSIADGQAGSIGSYSLNFNHPVFSIEKLKAAGPEELAAEFAFVSKYTQVPAELPERVVELAEEITKDKETWLEKTQAIEKYFRSNNFVYDQTLVAVPEEDQDYVDQFLFETQRGYCDNFSTSMVVMMRSVGIPARWVKGYTEGEYIDTLENGRRLYEVTNNNAHSWVEGYFPGVGWVPFEPTQGFSNNVQFEYDNKDDSQNETGQEEEEDQTPAAPKKPELPEEQAQVDKPKVSFSEGLKNAGAFLKDNLQKIFLTLLVLAVFSAIMYRLRGRWLPVLYILLYKYKKQNKYMEKAYMALLMQLERYGLKREKVQTLRDYANYVDSFFSTNEMRWLTEKYEEYLYRGDMDEEMWQNAKKYWEFMIRKVSA, encoded by the coding sequence TTGAGGATCGATAAATCGAAAAAGGACTTCACCTTCTTTTTACTATATATTTTCAGCTTTTTACTGCTATGGGAGTGGCTGCGACCATTGGAAGAGTTGACAGATACCGGCCACTTAAGTGTTTTTCTTGGTTTTGTATTTGTCTCGCTGATGATGTCCTACTTCAATATGCCGATTTTGCCGTCAGCTCTCATTAAAGTCATCATTGTCCTTTATGCCGTTCACTTTATGTATTATGAAGGAACATTCTTCAGCCTGGAGTGGTTTGGCCAGCTCATCAATGAGGTTATCGTGAATTCAGGTGTCATCCTCAATGCAGAATGGACGGAAATTTCGAATGTGTTTCGGACATTGTTGTTCTTTACCTTGCTTTGGCTGATGGCTTATCTGATTCAATATTGGTTGATCAACAGGAAACAAATTTTTGTATTTTTCTTCATGACGCTGGTTTATATAACGGTGCTGGATACATTCAGTCCTTATGAAGCGGACGCAGCGATTGTCCGAACAGTCATAGCTGGTTTTGCTGTGATGGGAATGCTGGCTTATTACCGGATTGCCGATAAGGAAGTAGTGAAGAAGAGCATCAAAAGTGCGAAAAAATGGATGATTCCCCTTGTCGCCATGATTGTCTTGAGTGTGGGGATTGGCTATGCGGCTCCAAAGCCTGATCCAATCTGGCCGGACCCTGTCCCGTTCATTACCTCGTATAATCAGGATTCAGGCGAAGGGGACGGAGGGGTTAAAAAGGTCGGCTATGGAACAGATGATTCCGCACTTGGGGGTCCGTTTATTGGAGACGACCGGGTCGTTTTTACTGCGGAAGCAGATGGACGTCATTACTGGCGAATTGAGACAAAGGATGTTTATACGGGAAAAGGCTGGATTGCAGAAAAAGGCACAGCGGTGCCGGTAGCATTTTTACCTGAGCAAAATATTCCAATGCAGCCTTTTGAAGAGGAAGTTAAAACGGAACAGCGCACGAGCAGAGTCACCCCGAAGATTGGGTATCCGCACCTTGTTTATCCGCTCGGCGTGACAGAAGTAGAAGCATCTGCAGGGAACTCCACCCTCCAGTTCAGTCTTAATCCTGCAACAGAGAAAATCACATCGATTGCTGACGGGCAAGCCGGTTCGATTGGGTCATACTCGCTTAACTTTAATCACCCGGTATTTAGCATAGAGAAGCTTAAGGCAGCGGGACCTGAAGAACTCGCAGCAGAGTTTGCCTTCGTCTCGAAATACACACAGGTACCAGCTGAGCTTCCAGAGCGGGTAGTGGAGCTTGCTGAGGAAATAACAAAAGATAAAGAGACCTGGCTTGAAAAAACGCAGGCGATTGAAAAGTACTTCCGCTCAAACAATTTTGTATATGATCAAACGCTTGTTGCTGTCCCAGAAGAGGACCAGGATTATGTCGATCAATTCCTGTTTGAAACTCAGCGTGGCTATTGCGACAACTTCTCGACGTCGATGGTTGTCATGATGCGTTCCGTGGGTATTCCTGCACGCTGGGTAAAGGGCTATACGGAAGGCGAATATATCGATACACTTGAGAATGGGCGCCGTCTTTATGAGGTCACAAACAACAATGCCCACTCCTGGGTTGAGGGATATTTCCCAGGTGTCGGATGGGTTCCATTTGAGCCGACGCAAGGCTTTTCAAATAATGTTCAATTTGAGTATGACAATAAAGACGACTCGCAAAATGAGACGGGGCAAGAAGAAGAGGAAGATCAAACACCTGCTGCTCCTAAAAAGCCGGAACTGCCAGAAGAGCAGGCACAGGTTGACAAGCCAAAGGTTTCTTTTTCCGAAGGCCTTAAAAACGCAGGAGCATTCCTGAAGGATAATCTGCAGAAGATTTTCCTGACATTACTCGTACTGGCTGTGTTCTCCGCGATCATGTATAGATTGAGAGGAAGATGGCTGCCTGTCCTGTATATCCTTCTCTATAAGTATAAAAAGCAAAACAAGTATATGGAAAAAGCCTATATGGCTCTATTGATGCAGCTGGAAAGATACGGGCTGAAGAGAGAGAAAGTCCAGACACTGCGCGACTATGCCAATTATGTGGACTCATTCTTCTCGACAAACGAGATGCGCTGGCTCACAGAAAAGTATGAAGAGTATTTATACCGAGGCGATATGGATGAAGAAATGTGGCAGAATGCGAAAAAGTATTGGGAGTTCATGATTCGGAAAGTTAGTGCTTGA
- a CDS encoding DUF58 domain-containing protein — protein sequence MKKYFQKFKEVWKLIVLLLLILITFSYAMFQGGFVSWFLFYSFLPFALYALGLAFYSIKDIKAERVFTKQEYNAGEKLWASIVLERKVGFPLFYAIGEEEDGDTLSGNSDLQKAKTMLFPGFNRVFGFDYSIENLPRGEHTLMGIKLKTGDPLGLIEKEKILPVENKILVYPAYQDMVYRPVAHHFDQGMTASKERVQRDTSMAIGVREYQPGDRFSWINWKATARRNDIMTKEFEQRQSHDVVILMDCAPEPRFEVVVSFTASVIRAILRKGAQVGLLTLSAERKAFPARGGEAHQQQLLHHLAKIQDGSPVSFDRVLEAESFLAQQNNSIMLITAQLTKELIEKAVFYNQRNASVSIFLIKNGQESPTKTEKNLRASANARGIRLVMVHDGQFAEAFSEVNRG from the coding sequence ATGAAAAAGTATTTCCAAAAGTTCAAAGAAGTTTGGAAACTCATCGTATTGCTGTTATTGATCCTGATCACCTTTTCCTATGCGATGTTCCAAGGTGGATTTGTCAGCTGGTTCCTGTTTTACAGCTTCTTGCCATTTGCTCTCTATGCCCTTGGTCTCGCTTTTTATTCCATCAAGGATATCAAGGCGGAAAGGGTATTTACGAAACAGGAATATAACGCTGGCGAGAAGCTCTGGGCTAGCATTGTGCTTGAAAGGAAGGTAGGATTTCCGCTATTTTATGCGATTGGGGAAGAAGAGGACGGTGATACGCTTTCGGGGAACAGCGATTTACAAAAGGCGAAAACAATGTTGTTTCCCGGATTCAATCGTGTATTCGGCTTTGACTATTCCATTGAAAATCTTCCTCGAGGTGAGCATACATTAATGGGCATCAAGTTGAAAACGGGGGACCCGCTCGGATTAATTGAAAAAGAAAAAATCTTGCCAGTGGAAAATAAGATACTCGTTTATCCTGCTTATCAGGATATGGTGTATAGGCCGGTAGCCCATCATTTTGACCAGGGGATGACCGCCTCAAAAGAGCGTGTCCAGCGTGATACATCAATGGCGATCGGGGTTCGCGAATACCAGCCGGGAGACCGCTTTTCGTGGATCAACTGGAAAGCGACGGCAAGACGGAATGACATTATGACGAAGGAATTCGAACAGAGGCAATCACATGATGTGGTCATTTTAATGGATTGCGCCCCAGAACCGCGCTTTGAAGTCGTCGTTTCTTTTACAGCTTCCGTTATCAGGGCAATTTTACGGAAAGGCGCACAGGTGGGCTTGTTGACATTAAGCGCTGAGCGTAAGGCGTTTCCGGCACGCGGCGGGGAAGCCCATCAGCAACAGCTTCTCCATCACCTTGCTAAAATCCAGGATGGGAGTCCCGTATCGTTTGACCGGGTTCTTGAGGCAGAGAGCTTTTTAGCGCAGCAGAACAATTCAATTATGCTGATTACCGCGCAACTGACGAAAGAGTTGATTGAGAAAGCGGTCTTCTATAATCAAAGAAATGCATCAGTGAGCATTTTTCTGATTAAAAATGGTCAGGAATCCCCGACAAAAACGGAGAAGAATTTAAGAGCCTCTGCAAATGCCAGAGGAATCCGGCTTGTCATGGTCCATGACGGTCAGTTCGCAGAAGCCTTTTCGGAGGTGAACAGAGGTTGA
- a CDS encoding AAA family ATPase: MNPTVDRILGNIDKVMTGKRNVAELSLIALLAGGHVLLEDVPGVGKTMMVRALAKSVSAKFRRIQFTPDLLPSDVTGVSIYNPKEMEFEFRPGPIMGNIILADEINRTSPKTQSALLEGMEEHSVTVDGETHLLGRPFFVMATQNPIDYEGTYPLPEAQLDRFLLKMKMGYPAPEEEMEVLNRAQRSLPIEDLQPVVSLEELRDLQQSIKEVIVDDTLKRYIVELAGRTRGHSSVYLGVSPRGSIALMKAAQAYAFIYGRDYVIPDDIQYLAPFVFAHRIILKSEARFEGITTEDVVNRVLARVSVPVQRLVK, from the coding sequence ATGAATCCAACAGTTGATAGAATTCTAGGAAATATTGATAAGGTAATGACGGGTAAGCGTAATGTGGCGGAGCTAAGCTTAATTGCATTGCTTGCGGGCGGCCATGTGCTGCTTGAGGACGTGCCCGGGGTCGGTAAGACGATGATGGTTCGTGCGCTGGCGAAGTCTGTCAGCGCCAAGTTCAGAAGGATTCAGTTTACACCAGATTTGTTGCCTTCTGATGTGACAGGTGTTTCTATATACAATCCAAAGGAGATGGAGTTTGAATTCAGGCCGGGCCCGATCATGGGCAACATCATTCTTGCGGATGAGATCAACAGGACCTCTCCAAAGACACAGTCTGCCTTGCTTGAAGGAATGGAAGAGCATAGTGTGACGGTAGATGGTGAAACACACCTGCTCGGTAGGCCGTTTTTCGTCATGGCGACTCAGAATCCGATTGATTATGAAGGTACGTATCCACTGCCGGAAGCACAGCTTGACCGTTTCCTGCTAAAAATGAAAATGGGCTATCCTGCACCGGAAGAGGAAATGGAAGTTCTGAACCGGGCACAGCGGAGTCTTCCGATAGAAGACTTGCAGCCTGTTGTATCACTTGAAGAGCTGCGCGATCTGCAGCAGAGTATCAAAGAAGTGATAGTAGACGATACACTTAAGCGATATATTGTGGAACTGGCTGGCCGGACCCGCGGACATTCGAGTGTTTATCTGGGTGTGAGTCCTCGTGGATCGATCGCTTTAATGAAGGCTGCCCAGGCGTATGCGTTCATTTATGGAAGGGATTATGTCATCCCGGATGATATCCAGTACCTGGCTCCATTTGTTTTCGCCCACAGGATCATTTTAAAATCAGAGGCCAGGTTCGAGGGGATTACAACCGAGGATGTCGTCAACAGAGTGTTGGCGAGAGTGTCTGTACCGGTCCAGAGGCTCGTGAAGTAA